From the Ilumatobacteraceae bacterium genome, the window TCACCGACGAGGTGCGTGCGATCACCCACCTCCTGACCGCCGACGTCGAGGGCCCGGTCAATCTCACCGCTCCGAACCCGGTCACCAATCGCGAGTTCGCCGACACCCTGGGCGACGTCCTCCACCGCCCGTCGTTCATCCCCGTCCCGAAGTTCGGTCCGAAGCTGCTCCTCGGCAGCGAACTCGCCGACGCCCTGCTGTTCGAGGGCCAACGCGTGGACGCTGCTGTGCTCGGTGCCGACGAGAACTTCTCCTTCGCCCACCCCGACCTCGCGACCGCCCTCCGGGCGGTACTCGACCGGTGACCCCGGCGCGTCGCGGCGACGCGCCGATCGTCGTCGTCGGAGCCGGCCTGGCCGGCCTGAGCTGCGCCGTCGCCCTCCACGACGCGGGTCGCGAGGTGCTGGTGCTCGAGGCGAGCGACGGCGTGGGCGGTCGGGTCCGGACGGATGCCGTCGACGGCTTCCTCCTCGACCGTGGTTTCCAGGTGCTGCTCACCGCCTACCCGGAGGCGCACCGACAACTCGATCTCGACGCGCTCGACCTGCGTGCGTTCGATCCGGGTGCCCTGATCCACGACGGCGAGTCGTCGTCGGTGATCGTCGACCCGTTCCGCTCGCCGACTCGGGCGATCGACGCGGTCCGGAGCCCGGCTGCGACGCTCATCGACAAACTCCGCATCGCTCGGCTCCGTCGACGCCTGCGGTCGGTGCATCCTGCGTCGCTCCTCCGGGGTGCCGACATGAACACGCGCGAGGCTCTGGTCGCCGACGGCTTCTCGGATCGCACGATCGAACGGTTCTTCCGCCCACTGTTCGGAGGCATCCAACTCGACCCCGACCTGAACACGTCACGCCGGATGTTCGACGTCATTTTCCGCACACTCGCCGACGGCGACTCGGCGGTCCCGGCGTCCGGGATGCGAGCCATCCCCGACCAGCTCGCAGCACGGTTGCCGGACGGCGCGATCCGCCTCGACTCGCCGGTCGAGCGGATCGACGGCGACGGGGTCGACGTGTCGGACGGGCACATCGCGGCATCGGCCGTCGTCGTCGCCTGCGAGGGTCCGGCCGCGACCCGACTGCTCGACCTGCCGGCCACCGGCTCGAAACCGGTCGGCGCCGTCTACTTCTCGGCGCCGGACGCCCCCACCGACGAACGGTTGGTCGTCCTCAACAGCCGGCCGGGTCCGGTGCTCAACGCGGCGATCATGACCAACGTGGCTCCGAGCTACGCGCCGCCGGGTCGTCACCTGATCGTCGCGGCGATGCCCGGCGAAATCGGGACACCAGCGGCCCTCGAACGATCAGCCCGAACGACGTTCCGCAGTTGGTGGGGGCCCGCCGTCGACGGATGGGAACTCATCCACACCTACCGCATCGAACACGGGCAGCCGATCCAGCCCGTGCCGTTCTCGCCCAAGCAGCCGGTGGCGCTGAGCGACGGGCTGTTCGTGTGTGGTGACCACCGCGACACGGCGTCGATCCAGGGTGCGATGTACTCCGGGCGTCGGTGCGCCGATGCCGTGCTCGGCCGGCCGCGTCCGATTGCGTAGCGCAACAGTTGCACCTGGGTACGATGTCGTCATGAGCGACGTCCGATGGCTGAACGACACCGAGATGGCCGCGTGGCGGTCGTTCGTCGAGGCGCACGACGACCTGATGAGCGCGCTCGAGGCCGACCTGACACCCACCGAGCTGACCCTCGGCGACTACCAGGTGCTCGTGTACCTCACCGAAGCCGACGACCGCCAGATGCGCATGTGCGACCTGGCCGAGATGCTCCAGCTCTCGCCGAGCGGACTGACCCGCAGACTCGACGGCCTGGTCAAGGCCGGGTGGGTCGAGCGACGCAACTCCGAGGTCGACCGCCGCGTCATGCTCGCCGCCCTCACCGACGCCGGACGCGCACAACTCGCGGCGGCGGCGCCGACACACGTGGCGAGCGTCCGGGCCCGCATGATCGACGTCCTCGACACCGACGACCTCGATGCCGTCGCCCGGGCCTTTCGCAAGATCCGCGCCGCACTCGATGCGGAGTGCGCATGACCACGCTCCCCCAGGGTTTCAGCGCGTACGTCGCGAACATCGGCATCAAGGACGACACCGACGACTTCGTCGTGATCGCCGCCGACCGCCTCGCCGCCGCTGCCGGCGTGTTCACCAAGAGTCGTTTCGTCGGACCGAGCGTCACGATCAGCCGCGACCACGTGGCGTCGGGCACCGCCCGAGCGGTCGTGGTCGTCTCGAAGAACGCCAACGTCGCCAACGGGCCGTCGGGTGAGTCCGATGCCCGCGAGTTGGTCGCCTCGGTCGCCGAGCGACTCGGCTGCCAACCCGACGACGTACTGATCGCCTCGACCGGTGTCATCGGCCGGCCCTACCCGATGGACCGCGTCCGCTCCGGTGTCGCCGCCATGCCGGCGCCCCTGACCGCCACTTCGGCCGACG encodes:
- a CDS encoding MarR family transcriptional regulator yields the protein MSDVRWLNDTEMAAWRSFVEAHDDLMSALEADLTPTELTLGDYQVLVYLTEADDRQMRMCDLAEMLQLSPSGLTRRLDGLVKAGWVERRNSEVDRRVMLAALTDAGRAQLAAAAPTHVASVRARMIDVLDTDDLDAVARAFRKIRAALDAECA
- a CDS encoding NAD(P)/FAD-dependent oxidoreductase yields the protein MTPARRGDAPIVVVGAGLAGLSCAVALHDAGREVLVLEASDGVGGRVRTDAVDGFLLDRGFQVLLTAYPEAHRQLDLDALDLRAFDPGALIHDGESSSVIVDPFRSPTRAIDAVRSPAATLIDKLRIARLRRRLRSVHPASLLRGADMNTREALVADGFSDRTIERFFRPLFGGIQLDPDLNTSRRMFDVIFRTLADGDSAVPASGMRAIPDQLAARLPDGAIRLDSPVERIDGDGVDVSDGHIAASAVVVACEGPAATRLLDLPATGSKPVGAVYFSAPDAPTDERLVVLNSRPGPVLNAAIMTNVAPSYAPPGRHLIVAAMPGEIGTPAALERSARTTFRSWWGPAVDGWELIHTYRIEHGQPIQPVPFSPKQPVALSDGLFVCGDHRDTASIQGAMYSGRRCADAVLGRPRPIA